Part of the Falsibacillus albus genome, GATTGATTCATATTCGTCATTTGCTCAAGGCTTGAAAATGTTGCCATTTGGGCAATGAAATCCTTATCTTGCAGGGGATTTGTCGGATCTTGATTTTGCAGCTGTGTCATCAAGATCTTCATGAAATCGTCTTTTCCTAAAACATCATTCCCGGTTTTTTTTGCATTATTTTGATAGCTGCTCAACATAAGGTTGGAGTTGATAGAATTTGTCATACATTTCACCTAATTCGTTGTATTGGTTAGTAATTCACTTAATTCCTCCGCAAACCCCATCTCTTCCGGATCGTTAATCGCATGCCCGTTCTGTTCATCCTTCGGCTGCTCCTGCTGAGAGGACTGCTGCTGATTCTGACGGTCAAACCTTTGGGATTCGTTCGCACTTGTCATGATTTCTACTTTATCAACGTTGATATTTTGCTGGTGGAATGCGGCTTTCAAATGGGATAAGTTATTTTCAAGTAAATCCTTTGCCGAGCTGGTGGATGCGAGCATCGTTGCCGTCATTTTCCCATCCTGCTGAAGCAATTCGATTCTCAATGAACCTAAATGTTCTGGATATAGCTTGATCAACAGCTTATTTCCATTCGGCAATTGAGTCAGCTGCGATTTCGATAGGATGTCACTGAACTGCTTGACAAACGAATCGAAGCTTGGCGTCTTGGAATCCTTGCCGGCAAAGATGACAAACTGTTCAATCTTCGACATATTCGGCTGAAAGGAAGTGTCCATCCTCCCCTCCGTTTTCACCGCAGTCTGCTTTTGCGAAACGTTCGATGCATCCTTTAATGTCCCTGTTGCCATCATTTGTGCAAACGAACTTTTCAACACGCTCTTCGCATCTGTTTTTTGTGGATTTGCCAATATAGTTGTCATCGTGTTTTTAATTTTGTTGATCCCCTCTTTTGCATCAACCAGTTTCTTAATGCCATCAATGTTTAAATCCTTTGATGCACTCAACGATTCGAAGACCTTTGCCGCCTTTAAGACATTTGCCAAACTCTGCGGCGGCAGCTGTTTAAATGACGCTTTCGGCAGATTGGATATTTGCTGCAAAAGTACAAGGAGCATTTGGATTGGGTCCTCGTTTCCCTCAGCTTTTGTATCTGCTTTGTTGTTGGCACCCTTTAATTGAGAGGTTTTCCCGAACAATTCCTTTATGCTCTTTAACAAACCTTCCTTTGTTAAACCCAAGGCAGTACTAATTTCCGACAAAGTCATGTCTTTTTTATCCGCTTCAGGATCAGCTTGTGGTAATGACGCTGACGGCTGATTTAAAAATACAAGCAGCTTCTCCAAGTCCTCCAAGTTGATCCCTTCCTGTTGAGGCTCCTGGCCGCCATTTACATGTTGATTTAGGGCTCCCAGAATGTTCCTAAAACCACTTCCAACCTTTACATCTCCAGTAGGACCGCCATTTGCAGCTCTGTTTGGAGAGGTTGAAAGCATCAATCCTGCTACATTCATCGTGTCACCTCCTTTCAAATGTGCGCCAAAGATTAATTCGCTTGAATGGCTGTGAGCTTCTCTGTATATTTTGCAGCTTGATCGGGAGGCATCTTAGCCAAAATCTGTGCCAATGATTCATTGCTGATTTTTGAGAGGAGTTTCACTGCATCCTCTTCCTTCATTTTTTCGATGATTGGAGCAGCACTCTTCGGCGACATGCTTTCGTATGTGCTGACGATTTCCTTGTATGCCTTTTTATTGTCGGCTTGCACTTGCTTCAGTTCATCAATTTCATCATTCAACCGCTGCTGTTCAAGCACAAGTTTCTCTTTTTCAGAATCCTGGGAGTCGATTTGATTTTGAAGCTGGGAAATTTTCGCTTCTTTATCTTTGATCTCCGCTTCTAATCCAACTACCTTGTTTTCATATGCTTTGATATCATTTTGCTGATCATTTGGCATCATCTTTGAGATGAATGGAATTTTCTGACCGATTTCCATTCCTTTTTCAAATACATTTATTCCTGAAACCGTCATGACGATCAAGGCAACTGCAATGGCAAAAAGGATTGGGATGACAACGATCAAGAGGAATTTTTGAAATCGTCCGCTTCCATTCTGAATTTCTCTTTCAGCTGTTTTCCCCATAGATATCACCTGATTCCTTCGCGAAAAGAATATTGCATGGTCGATATTTCATCCAATCGTTTTGTTTCGATATCGTTCACAAGCTCCTGGTATTGCATGAAATCCTTCTCACGGATTTTTTCGTATTTTTTTACTTCGATATTTTTCTCTTGAAGATTTTGCTCATTCCAATTCATCCTGTTCCTTGCATTGATGACAAGTTCTTGATAATAGGAAATCGTCTTTT contains:
- a CDS encoding flagellar hook-length control protein FliK encodes the protein MNVAGLMLSTSPNRAANGGPTGDVKVGSGFRNILGALNQHVNGGQEPQQEGINLEDLEKLLVFLNQPSASLPQADPEADKKDMTLSEISTALGLTKEGLLKSIKELFGKTSQLKGANNKADTKAEGNEDPIQMLLVLLQQISNLPKASFKQLPPQSLANVLKAAKVFESLSASKDLNIDGIKKLVDAKEGINKIKNTMTTILANPQKTDAKSVLKSSFAQMMATGTLKDASNVSQKQTAVKTEGRMDTSFQPNMSKIEQFVIFAGKDSKTPSFDSFVKQFSDILSKSQLTQLPNGNKLLIKLYPEHLGSLRIELLQQDGKMTATMLASTSSAKDLLENNLSHLKAAFHQQNINVDKVEIMTSANESQRFDRQNQQQSSQQEQPKDEQNGHAINDPEEMGFAEELSELLTNTTN
- a CDS encoding MotE family protein, whose amino-acid sequence is MGKTAEREIQNGSGRFQKFLLIVVIPILFAIAVALIVMTVSGINVFEKGMEIGQKIPFISKMMPNDQQNDIKAYENKVVGLEAEIKDKEAKISQLQNQIDSQDSEKEKLVLEQQRLNDEIDELKQVQADNKKAYKEIVSTYESMSPKSAAPIIEKMKEEDAVKLLSKISNESLAQILAKMPPDQAAKYTEKLTAIQAN